In the genome of Dermacentor silvarum isolate Dsil-2018 chromosome 1, BIME_Dsil_1.4, whole genome shotgun sequence, one region contains:
- the LOC125941825 gene encoding uncharacterized protein LOC125941825, with the protein MIVRLPANATLNVHEFLKGVDKSAAAHEFDATNCLVADRSILSAWIGSCSSLRTLRCVGCPIPLNNLLWLLLERLVQLEQLEFSLAISRAEVDEVTRAVRQRFNRAPDTLAHNLRRVYTEVSCDDNVILLSFLLRFCPNVTELHVHVLHGSFRRCVVQVNRILASGPRLEGFTFSSDIPPKLEFVPFEKTCFIRQSFVCANVNFQNSSGPSSCVWLRDLNHTLAGRVLPSQLVLVLTHHADVLGGIISAAIRHIWTAVRVLCLVLLPEQSFSAVPEPIADIAYLSGLRVFFPVVRYVVELNVSSFHFGQDLDLTKLLQDAGLVFLQALSTPPCGLHQPLAARRLAHVFRRLVDLDVRVERRGYFLRCTLCQLEFRLNPADVAELHDTFTGSRRSLRRLTLSGIPNLGSLDFLQRCKVEELRLIDCPCPCHPDFPNLGELLTSNRNLIFLALRQPTLPFGTRQLVVNVTRVERLEYLCLQTGLGVPDNTAETQVAALAAGLPNLKYLHVHYWDPANCNVQRLTWMRLDRPEAGGRMIWNEACMLCSTATFIGLAKPRNRGYLSDMTH; encoded by the exons ATGATTGTGCGCCTTCCAGCCAACGCTACGCTGAACGTTCACGAGTTTCTGAAAGGTGTCGACAAGTCTGCAGCAGCGCACGAATTTGACGCCACAAACTGTCTAGTCGCCGACAGGAGCATTTTGTCAGCGTGGATAGGATCATGCTCAAGCCTGCGGACCCTGCGCTGTGTCGGCTGCCCTATACCGCTGAACAACCTGCTGTGGCTGCTACTGGAACGGCTTGTACAGCTGGAACAGCTCGAATTCTCGCTCGCGATCTCGCGTGCCGAGGTTGACGAGGTGACTAGGGCAGTTCGTCAGCGCTTCAACAGGGCGCCGGATACCCTGGCGCACAATCTGCGCCGAGTGTACACCGAGGTCAGCTGCGATGATAACGTTATCCTCCTCTCCTTTCTGCTCCGCTTCTGCCCCAACGTGACCGAGCTTCATGTGCACGTCTTGCACGGAAGTTTCCGCAGATGCGTAGTCCAGGTGAATCGCATTTTGGCCTCAGGACCCCGGCTCGAGGGATTCACATTTTCCTCCGACATACCACCAAAGCTAGAGTTTGTGCCATTTGAAAAAACGTGCTTCATCAGACAGTCGTTCGTCTGCGCCAACGTCAATTTCCAGAACTCGAGCGGTCCCTCGAGCTGCGTTTGGCTACGCGACCTCAACCACACGCTTGCGGGCCGGGTGCTTCCCTCGCAACTGGTCCTAGTCTTAACTCACCACGCCGATGTCCTAGGCGGAATAATCAGCGCGGCTATTAGACACATCTGGACGGCCGTCCGCGTTCTTTGTCTCGTCCTGCTTCCAGAGCAATCTTTTTCGGCTGTACCCGAGCCGATAGCCGACATCGCCTACCTCAGCGGTCTGCGCGTGTTCTTTCCCGTCGTTCGGTACGTTGTCGAGCTGAACGTGAGCTCGTTCCACTTCGGTCAGGACCTGGACCTAACGAAACTGCTCCAAGACGCAGGACTCGTGTTCCTGCAGGCGCTCTCGACGCCGCCCTGCGGGCTCCACCAACCACTCGCGGCGCGGCGACTGGCCCACGTCTTCCGACGGCTCGTAGACCTCGACGTGCGCGTGGAACGGCGCGGATACTTCCTCCGCTGCACCCTGTGCCAGCTCGAGTTCCGACTCAACCCCGCTGACGTGGCCGAGCTGCACGACACCTTCACGGGGTCTCGCCGCAGCCTTCGCCGACTCACGCTCAGCGGCATACCCAATCTGGGGTCCCTCGACTTTCTCCAGCGCTGCAAG GTGGAAGAACTCCGCCTCATCGACTGCCCCTGTCCATGTCACCCGGACTTCCCGAACCTCGGAGAACTGCTAACCAGCAACAGGAATCTAATTTTTCTGGCGCTTCGGCAACCCACACTGCCTTTCGGCACAAGGCAACTGGTG GTGAACGTGACCAGAGTTGAAAGGCTGGAGTACTTGTGCCTGCAGACGGGACTTGGCGTTCCCGATAACACCGCGGAGACACAAGTGGCAGCGCTGGCCGCTGGACTGCCGAACCTGAAATATCTGCATGTTCATTACTGGGACCCGGCGAATTGCAACGTGCAGCGCCTCACGTGGATGCGTCTTGACAGACCGGAAGCTGGAGGCCGCATGATTTGGAACGAGGCCTGCATGTTGTGTTCAACGGCCACATTTATAGGACTCGCCAAGCCCCGGAACCGGGGATATTTGTCTGACATGACGCATTAA